A single region of the Ziziphus jujuba cultivar Dongzao chromosome 10, ASM3175591v1 genome encodes:
- the LOC107412457 gene encoding exosome complex component RRP45A isoform X2, which produces MEQRLANTWRLTVNEKKFIETALQSDLRIDGRRPFDYRKVTIKFGKEDGSAEVQLGHTHVMAFVTAQLVQPYRDRPNEGTLAIYTEFSPMADPSFEPGRPGESAVELGRVIDRGLRESRAVDTESLCVLSGKLVWAIRVDLHILDNGGNLVDAANIAALAALLTFRRPDCSLGGEDGQEVIVHPPEVREPLPLIIHHLPIAVSFAFFGNESGMVIDPTHHEEAVMCGRMTATLNANGDVCAIQKAGGEGVLQSVIMHCLRIASVKAGDITENIKKAVDSYNIERALKKVKRHSTSKPMDVDGAGSNSKEKHNFVHQKGINTERLKPVDEERNANQNDNKEDETKLLETNRETKDEKNFIGAPSSWNVNS; this is translated from the exons ATGGAGCAAAGACTGGCCAATACATGGCGTCTTACAGTCAACGAGAAGAAATTCATCGAGACGGCTCTGCAATCCGACCTGCGAATCGACGGTCGGCGTCCATTCGACTACCGGAAGGTCACTATCAAGTTCGGAAAGGAGGACGGGTCGGCGGAGGTACAGCTTGGCCACACCCACGTCATGGCCTTCGTGACGGCCCAGCTTGTTCAGCCTTATCGAGACCGACCCAATGAGGGAACCCTTGCTATATACACTGAGTTCTCTCCAATGGCCGATCCTTCCTTCGAGCCGGGTCGCCCCGGTGAGTCCGCCGTCGAGCTCGGTCGCGTTATCGACCGCGGTCTCAG GGAAAGCAGGGCTGTCGATACAGAATCACTCTGTGTTCTTTCCGGGAAGTTGGTATGGGCCATTCGTGTTGACCTCCATATTCTAGATAATGGCGG AAACCTTGTTGATGCAGCAAATATTGCTGCTTTGGCTGCTCTTTTGACATTCCGGAGGCCTGATTGCTCATTAGGAGGAGAAGATGGCCAGGAAGTGATAGTACATCCGCCAGAG GTGAGGGAGCCATTGCCTCTGATAATACATCATCTTCCAATAGCAGTATCCTTTGCATTTTTTGGCAATGAGAGCGGCATG GTAATAGATCCAACCCACCATGAAGAGGCTGTTATGTGTGGCCGAATGACTGCTACACTCAATGCAAATGGGGATGTCTGTGCTATTCAAAAAGCTGGGGGAGAGGGTGTCTTGCAGAGTGTTATTATGCATTGTTTGCGAATTGCTTCTGTAAAAGCTGGTGATATAACAGAGAATATAAAGAAAGCG GTTGATTCATATAACATTGAAAGAGCGTTAAAGAAGGTCAAACGCCATTCCACCTCTAAACCTATGGATGTTGATGGAGCTGGTTCTAATTCAAAGGAGAAACACAATTTTGTCCATCAGAAGGGTATCAATACTGAGAGATTAAAGCCGGTGGATGAGGAAAGGAATGCTAATCAAAATGACAACAAGGAGGATGAAACAAAATTGTTAGAGACAAACAGGGAAACTAAAGATGAAAAGAACTTCATTGGGGCCCCCTCAAGTTG
- the LOC107412473 gene encoding ABC transporter G family member 12, whose product MEIEAASGSQVGGGGGGRGTYLVWEDLTVVLPNFRNGPTKRLLNGLSGYAEPGRIMAIMGPSGSGKSTLLDSLAGRLSRNVVMTGNILFNGSKKRLDYGSVAYVTQEDVLLGTLTVRETIKYSAQLRLPTSMSKEEVNGIVEATIMEMGLLDCADRLIGNWHLRGISGGEKKRLSIALEILTRPCLLFLDEPTSGLDSASAFFVIQALRNVARDGRTVISSIHQPSSEVFALFDDLFLLSGGETVYFGEAKMAVEFFAEAGVPCPSRRNPSDHFLRCVNSDFDKVTATLKGSQRMRDVPNSADPLLNLATAEIKAMLVEKYRRSKYASRTKAKIREISAIEGHAIESKGGSQANWLKQLSTLIRRSSVNMSRDVGYYWLRIMIYIVVSICVGTIYFDVGNTYTAIFARGACGAFITGFMTFMSIGGFPSFIEEMKIFYKERLNGHYGVAVFILSNFISSFPFLVAITLSTGTITFYMVKFRKEFSHYVYFCLIIFTSISVIESLMMVVASLVPNFLMGIITGAGIIGILMMTSGFFRLLPDLPKPFWRYPISFLSYGSWAIQGSYKNDLLGLEFDPLVPGDPKLNGEFIITNMFGIKLSHSKWWDLAAIIAILVLYRVLFFIILKFKERALPLFRTFYAKKTLQQLDKRPSFRKMPSFPSKRHEVPHSLSSQEGLSSPLP is encoded by the exons ATGGAGATAGAAGCAGCTAGTGGAAGCCAAGTTGGCGGTGGTGGCGGTGGAAGAGGGACTTATCTAGTGTGGGAGGATCTAACGGTGGTGCTGCCTAATTTCCGAAATGGACCAACAAAGAGGTTGCTCAATGGTCTCAGTGGGTATGCTGAACCAGGAAGAATCATGGCTATTATGGGTCCCTCTGGCTCTGGAAAATCCACCCTTCTTGATTCATTAGCAG GAAGACTCTCAAGAAATGTGGTAATGACTGGAAATATTCTCTTCAATGGAAGCAAGAAAAGACTTGATTATGGTTCCGTT GCTTATGTGACACAAGAGGATGTGTTATTGGGAACACTGACAGTTAgagaaacaataaaatattcaGCTCAATTGAGGCTTCCAACTTCAATGAGCAAAGAAGAGGTCAATGGCATTGTGGAGGCAACAATCATGGAAATGGGGCTTCTTGACTGTGCTGATAGGTTGATTGGAAATTGGCATTTGAGAGGTATCAGTGGTGGGGAGAAGAAGAGATTAAGCATTGCTCTCGAAATTCTAACTCGGCCTTGCCTTCTGTTTCTTGATGAACCTACAAGTGGCCTTGATAGTGCCTCAGCTTTCTTTGTCATCCAAGCGCTTAGAAACGTTGCTCGTGATGGAAGAACTGTTATATCGTCGATTCACCAGCCAAGTAGTGAAGTTTTTGCACTCTTTGATGATCTTTTCTTGTTGTCAGGTGGTGAAACTGTTTATTTTGGAGAAGCAAAGATGGCTGTAGAG TTCTTTGCTGAGGCTGGTGTTCCGTGTCCTAGTAGGAGGAATCCTTCTGATCACTTCTTGCGCTGTGTAAATTCAGATTTCGACAAAGTTACTGCCACACTCAAAGGATCTCAAAGAATGCGT GATGTCCCGAATTCAGCGGACCCTCTCTTGAATTTGGCAACGGCAGAAATCAAAGCAATGCTTGTCGAGAAATACCGGCGCTCCAAGTATGCATCGAGGACAAAAGCCAAGATTCGAGAAATCTCAGCCATT GAAGGCCATGCGATTGAAAGCAAAGGTGGAAGTCAAGCAAATTGGTTGAAGCAACTCTCAACGCTGATTCGAAGATCATCTGTGAACATGTCCAGAGATGTTGGATACTACTGGTTAAGGATAATGATCTATATCGTTGTATCCATTTGCGTTGGTACTATCTACTTTGATGTTGGCAATACCTACACTGCAATCTTTGCTAGGGGAGCTTGTGGTGCTTTTATAACAGGCTTCATGACATTCATGTCTATTGGAGGCTTCCCATCCTTTATAGAAGAAATGAAG ATCTTCTATAAAGAAAGGCTTAACGGGCACTATGGAGTTGCAGTGTTCATCCTATCCAACTTCATCTCTTCATTTCCATTCTTAGTTGCAATTACACTTTCAACTGGCACCATTACTTTCTACATGGTGAAATTTCGGAAGGAGTTTTCGCATTATGTGTACTTCTGTCTTATTATCTTCACCAGCATTTCTGTTATAGAGAGTCTCATGATGGTTGTAGCTTCATTGGTTCCCAATTTCCTCATGGGAATTATAACAGGAGCGGGAATTATT GGCATCCTGATGATGACCTCTGGATTCTTTCGATTGCTGCCTGATCTTCCCAAGCCATTTTGGCGCTACCCAATTTCATTTCTCAGTTATGGTTCATGGGCAATACAG gGTTCTTACAAGAATGATCTGCTTGGGCTTGAATTTGACCCTCTAGTACCGGGTGATCCAAAACTGAATGGCGAATTCATAATAACAAATATGTTCGGAATAAAATTAAGCCATTCCAAATGGTGGGACTTAGCAGCCATTATAGCCATACTTGTACTTTACAGAGTTCTCTTCTTTATCATTCTCAAGTTCAAGGAAAGAGCATTACCATTATTTCGGACATTTTATGCCAAAAAGACACTTCAACAGCTTGATAAAAGGCCTTCCTTCAGGAAAATGCCTTCTTTCCCTTCCAAAAGGCATGAAGTTCCCCACTCACTGTCTTCTCAAGAGGGTCTTAGCTCTCCACTTCCTTAG
- the LOC107412453 gene encoding DEAD-box ATP-dependent RNA helicase 28, producing MAPTFVFEPPSDEEVEEIEAEEDEQDIEEEGEEDVEAEGGSKTTRRHSQSPWDFGLYSETVAEEHARRSTTSVDFKISKAIQERSFPVENPNDDDESSSESEPDRQEDYRPEDDDDEVSNAGVSKSFFAPSEGASFHANSFMELNLSRPLLRACEALGYTKPTPIQAACIPLAMAGRDICGSAITGSGKTAAFTLPTLERLLFRPKRQLAIRVLILTPTRELAVQVHSMIEKLAQFTDIRCCLIVGGLSTKMQEAALRSMPDIVVATPGRMIDHLRNSLSVALEDLAVLILDEADRLLELGFSAEIHELIRLCPKRRQTMLFSATMTEEVNELVKLSLAKPLRLSADPSAKRPATLTEEVVRIRRMREVNQEAVLLALCSKTFSSKVIIFSGTKQAAHRLKILFGLAGFKAAELHGNLTQVQRLDALELFRRQEVDYLIATDVAARGLDIIGVQTVINFACPRDLTSYVHRVGRTARAGREGYAVTFVTDNDRSLLKAIAKRAGSKLKSRIVAEQSIIKWSQTIEQMEDQVAAILQEKSEERALRKAEMEVTKAENLIAHRDEIFSRPKRTWFVTEKEKKLAAKAAKASLGKENNSKTEVISAQQAEDLKMKEKRKREREKNLPRKKRRKLEAAREMLEEENQSGKLEGGGKQKKEKTGMSLVDLAYRRAKAVKAVKKAADAGKIVRTASKKSNHSSKRTQSRTEEMQELFQSDMSERKQKRNSSGTGGKKSKSSFKSKSRYKRR from the exons ATGGCTCCGACCTTCGTATTTGAGCCGCCTAGCGATGAAGAAGTGGAAGAGATTGAAGCCGAAGAAGATGAGCAAGAcatagaagaagaaggagaagaagacgTAGAAGCAGAAGGAGGGTCAAAAACCACCCGTCGCCATTCTCAATCTCCATGGGACTTCGGTTTGTACTCCGAAACTGTTGCCGAAGAACATGCCCGTCGAAGCACCACCTCTGTGGATTTCAAGATCTCCAAAGCTATCCAAGAACGCTCCTTCCCTGTTGAAAACCCTAACGACGACGATGAAAGTAGCTCAGAGTCCGAACCTGATAGACAA GAAGATTATAGGCCGGAAGATGACGATGATGAGGTTAGCAATGCCGGCGTGAGTAAGTCATTCTTCGCGCCTTCTGAGGGAGCTTCTTTCCATGCCAATTCATTCATGGAACTCAATTTGTCACGTCCTTTACTTCGGGCTTGTGAGGCTTTGGGATATACCAAACCTACACCTATTCAG GCTGCTTGTATACCGTTGGCAATGGCTGGGCGTGATATATGTGGGAGTGCAATTACTGGTTCCGGGAAG ACTGCCGCATTTACATTGCCGACTTTGGAAAGATTACTGTTTCGCCCGAAACGTCAATTGGCGATAAGAGTCCTTATTCTGACTCCAACCAGAGAGTTGGCCGTCCA GGTTCACAGCATGATTGAAAAACTTGCCCAGTTTACTGATATCAGATGTTGCTTGATTGTTGGAGGGCTTTCAACAAAG ATGCAAGAAGCAGCCTTGAGATCGATGCCAGATATTGTTGTGGCCACTCCAGGTCGCATGATAGACCATTTACGCAATTCTTTGTCAGTAGCTTTGGAAGATCTTGCAGTACTCATTCTTGATGAAGCTGATCGTCTTTTGGAGCTTGGGTTTAGTGCTGAAATTCATGAATTG ATTCGTCTTTGTCCCAAACGGAGACAAACGATGCTATTTTCAGCTACAATGACTGAAGAAGTTAATGAGCTTGTCAAGCTTTCTTTGGCAAAACCCTTGCGCCTCTCTGCTGATCCATCTGCAAAACGACCAGCTACACTTACTGAAGA GGTAGTTAGAATACGAAGAATGCGTGAAGTAAACCAGGAAGCAGTTCTTCTTGCATTGTGTTCAAAGACTTTTTCTTCCAAAGTGATCATCTTCAG TGGAACAAAGCAGGCTGCACATAGATTAAAGATTTTATTTGGATTAGCTGGTTTTAAAGCTGCTGAGCTTCATGGCAATCTAACTCAAGTCCAACGTCTTGAT GCTTTGGAACTTTTCAGGAGGCAGGAAGTTGATTATTTAATTGCAACTGATGTGGCTGCACGT GGGCTCGACATAATTGGTGTTCAAACAGTTATAAACTTTGCATGTCCACGTGATCTTACGAG CTATGTTCATCGAGTGGGTCGTACAGCAAGGGCTGGTAGAGAAGGTTATGCTGTCACCTTTGTGACAGATAATGATCGATCTCTTTTAAAAGCTATT GCAAAAAGAGCTGGTTCAAAGCTAAAGAGCCGAATTGTTGCTGAGCAATCAATAATTAAGTGGTCTCAGACAATTGAACAAATGGAAGATCAAGTGGCTGCAATTCTTCAAGAAAAGAG CGAAGAGAGAGCACTAAGAAAAGCTGAGATGGAAGTAACAAAG GCAGAAAATTTGATTGCCCACAGGGATGAAATTTTTTCACGTCCCAAAAGGACATGGTTTGTGacagaaaaggagaaaaaactTGCAGCAAAGGCAGCTAAG GCATCTCtgggaaaagaaaataactcTAAAACTGAGGTAATCAGTGCACAACAAGCTGAAGACCTCaaaatgaaggaaaagaggaagagagagcGTGAG AAAAATTTGCCCCGAAAGAAACGCAGAAAATTGGAAGCAGCTAGAGAAATGCTGGAGGAAGAAAATCAAAGTGGAAAATTGGAA GGTGGCGGAAagcaaaagaaggaaaagactgGAATGTCTCTTGTTGACCTGGCTTACAGACGGGCCAAAGCCGTGAAGGCTGTAAAGAAGGCAGCAGATGCTGGCAAGATTGTGAGGACAGCCAGCAAGAAATCCAATCATTCCTCCAAAAGAACTCAATCAAGGACAGAAGAAATGCAGGAATTGTTCCAGAGTGATATGAGCGAGAGGAAGCAGAAAAGAAACAGCAGTGGCACAGGAGGGAAGAAGTCTAAGAGTTCCTTTAAGAGCAAATCTAG GTATAAGCGCAGGTAG